A region of the Burkholderia pyrrocinia genome:
CCGGAAAGAGCGTCGAGCCGCCATTGCGGAAAAACGCGGCCTGATCGCCTTTATGGCTGTTATGCGCGACCGTCGCCGTATTCCAGGACAGCCGATTCAGTTCGTGCAATGCCTTTTTCATCGAATTTGAATGCCGGTTGAATGGCGCAGGATAGACCGAATCGTTTCGTCGCGTGCAACGGCTGCCCGCATTGGCACGCCGAACGGGGTTGCCGCGCAGCGCGTCGTGACATCCGGATAAACGCGCGCGGTGATTATCGCCGGATTATTTGATCGAAATCATGGTATCGGCCGAATTGAATATTTTATACGCGACAGGGGTAAGGTTTTCGGCCGAATTGCCGACAGTAAAGTTGAAGACCGTCGTAAAGCGATAAACCGTTTTTCGGCTACTGAGCGTGATTTCAGCGCGGCGCGGACGACAGATCCGCCTTTCGGAGCCTTGCATGCGCAACAACCAGCCTGTTACCCAACAAGAATTCGATTTTCCCGACGACGTTACGCTGATGTCGACGACCGATGCCGACAGCATCATCACGTACGCGAACACGACATTCGCGCAGGTGAGCGGCTTCTCGAACGAGGCGCTCGTCGGCCAGCCGCACAACGTGGTGCGCCACCCGGACATGCCGCGCGAGGCGTTCGCCGACATGTGGGCGACGCTCCGGCGCGGCGAGCCGTGGACCGCGCTCGTGAAGAACCGCCGCAAGAACGGCGATCACTACTGGGTGCGCGCGAACGCGATTCCGGTGATGCGCAACGGCGAGCCGCAAGGCTACCTGTCGGTGCGCACGAAGGCGCCGCACGACGAAACCGAGGCTGCCGACGCGCTGTATCGCGCGTTTCGCGAAGGCAAGGCGGGTCAGCGCCGGTTCCACAAGGGGCTGGTCATCCGCACCGGGCTGCTGCGCATTGCGTCGCTGTCGCAGACGATGTCGGTGCGCGCGCGCGTTCATGCGGCGCTGTGCGTGCTGGCGCCGGCTGTCATCGGCGCAGGCTGGGCATGCGGGCTGGCCGGCGGCGGGCTCGCGGCGTTTGCCGGCGTGACGGTCGGCGTGGCGGCGGTGGCCGGCCTGTGGCTCGACGCGCAGATCGTGCGGCCGCTGAAGCGGCTGCACGACCAGGCGCTGAACGTCGCGACCGGTGAAAGCCGGCGCGGAGTGCGGATGAACCGCGTCGACGAGATCGGGATGACGCTGCGCACGATCAACCAGCTCGCGCTGATGTTCCGCTGGCTGGTCGACGACGTCAGCGAGCAGGTGCACAACGTGCAGCGCGCGAGCAACGAGATTGCGCAGGGCAACAACGACCTGAGCGCGCGTACCGAGCAGGCCGCGTCGAGCGTGCAGGAGACGGCCGCGTCGATGGCCGAGATGACGGCGACCGTCGACAGCAACGCGGAAACCGCGCTGCAGGCAAACCGGCTCGCGGTGTCGGCGAGCGACGCAGCGGGGCGCGGCGGGCAGGCGGTAAGCGAGGTCGTTGCGACGATGAGCGACATCACCGACAGCTCGCGCAAGATTGCCGACATCATCGGCGTGATCGACGGCATCGCGTTCCAGACCAACATCCTCGCGCTGAATGCGGCGGTTGAGGCCGCGCGTGCGGGCGAACAGGGGCGCGGCTTCGCGGTGGTTGCGGGCGAAGTGCGGGCGCTCGCGCAGCGCAGCGCGAACGCGGCGAAGGAAATCAAGACGTTGATCGGCGCGAGCGTCGCACGGGTCGAATCGGGCGCGCGGATTGTCGACGGCGCGGGCAAGACGATGGAGGACATCGTCACGCAAGTGAAGCGCGTGTCGGACCTGATCGCGGAGATCAGCTCGTCGACGGCCGAGCAGAGCACGGGTGTCGCGCAGGTCGATCAGGCGGTCGTGCATCTGGACAACATCACGCAGCAGAACGCGGCGCTCGTCGAGCAGAGCACGGCGGCGTCGGAAAGCCTGAAGCAGCAGGCGACGCGGCTGGTCGATGCGGTGAACGTGTTCCGCTGATCGCGGGGAGGCGACGCGGGCGCGGCGGACAGGGGCACCGGCCCGCGCATCATGCCGGCGACGGTCAGATCAGCGCCGGCTGCAGCGGCGCACGATGCTCGCGAACCTTGACGATGCGGTATTCGTTGCGGAGCCCTTCGTCAGTGACGATCTGTGTCTGACGAAGATCGACGACCAGCACGTCACCTTTTCCGAAGCGCTCGCCGGCGTCGACTTTCGCGAGAAACTGTTCGTCCTCCAGTGCGGCGAAGAACGCTGATGTGCCGTCGTGCACGCGCCACTTGTTGCCGTCCTTGAACACGACGGATTCGAGCAGCAGCACCTTGCGTGCGACCGTATCGGTGACCACTTCGCCGGGATCGTCGCCGCTTGCGAACGCATCGAGTTCGTCGTTCTCGATCGTGAGTTCGACCGTGTCGCCGCGAGCGATGCGGAAGCTGGCGATGCCGTCGCGTTCGAGCGGCGACAGCGCTTTCTGCAGGCTGACGCGGACCGTCCGGTTCAGGTAGAGCCGATAGGTGACTTCGTCGACAGTGAAGGATTCCTGTTCCGAGATCCAGACCCGGGTTTGTTCCCCTTCCTGCTCGATGCGATGCGGTTTGCGTCCGCGCAGCGTGCGGATCAGGCCGATCAGGCCGCCGCCTCCGACGATGCCGAGTGCCCCGAGGATCGCCATTGCGTTGCTGAACGCGCCGGCGTTCGGCCCCGCGAACAGGTCGCGGATCTGGCTCGCGAGCGACTGGACGAAGATCAGCTCCGAGTGGAACGAGCCGGCCTTGAAGCTGCCCCGGACCTCGAGACGCACCTCGGCGTTTTCGCCGTTGAGCTCCTTGTTGGTGGACGTGAACAGGTCGGCGATCGCGATGAGCGCCGGGGCCAGGTCGCGCACGTCCATCCGGTGCTCGGCGAGTGCCGGCCCGTCGTAGATGATGGTGAACGGCTGGTGATTGCTCGTGCCGCGCGAGTTTCCCGCAGGCGGGATCGTTCGACGATTGGACGTACTCAAGATCATGCGCAGGCTCCTTGCTGCGCAGGCGCGATGGCGCGCCGCGGGCGCCGGCGGGCGCCGGGGCGAATGCGAGGAAGCGGTGCGGGGACGCTGCGCGCGGGTTGTGCGCAGGCCAGGCCGTCGGGTGAAGTGTTCATGCGTGTGCAAACCGGATCGAGGCGGAACGCTCAATCTAGCGGCTTGCCGCGGAACGAGAAATGAGACTTGAACGAAATTCGCGAACGTTGTGACGTTCGGCCGAGGCGGCGCCGAAATCGCGCATGTGGAGCACGAAGACATCGAGAGTAGCGCCGCAAGGCGACGCGGGCGCGGCGGAGAGGGGCACCGGCCCGCGTCGGACCGCCCGGTTCCGGCCGGGCGGTCAGGGCCTGTCACGCAAGCGGCAGGCCCTGAACCGTCACACGGCGAGGCAGAGGTACTTGATCACGACGTAGTCGTCGATGCCGTAGTGCGAGCCTTCGCGGCCGAGGCCCGACTGCTTGACGCCGCCGAACGGCGCGACTTCGTTCGAGATCAGGCCCGTGTTCACCCCGACCATCCCGTATTCGAGCGCTTCGGCAACCTTCCACACGCGGCCGATGTCGCGGCTGAAGAAATACGCGGCCAGACCGAACTCGGTGTCGTTCGCGAGGCGGATCACCTCGTCGTCGCTGCCGAACTTGAACAGCGGCGCGAGCGGCCCGAACGTTTCCTCCTTCGCGACCTTCATCGCCGGCGTGACACCCGTCAGCACGGTCGGCTCGAAGAAGCCGTGGCCGAGCGCGTGGCGCTTGCCGCCCGTCACGACGGTCGCACCCTTCGCGAGCGCGTCCTCGATGTGCGCCTCGACCTTCAGCACGGCCGCTTCGTTGATCAGCGGGCCTTGCGTCACGCCCGGCTCCGTGCCGCGACCGACCTTCAACTGGCCGACTGCCGCCGCGAGCTTCTGCGCGAACTGGTCGTACACGGCTTCATGCACGTAGAAGCGGTTCGTGCACACGCAGGTCTGGCCGCTGTTGCGGTACTTCGACGCGATCGCGCCCTGCACGGCCGCATCGAGATCGGCGTCGTCGAACACGATGAACGGCGCGTTGCCGCCGAGTTCCAGCGACACCTTCTTGACCGTCGCCGCGCATTGCGCCATCAGCAGGCGGCCGACCGGCGTCGAGCCGGTGAACGACAGCTTGCGCACGATCGGGTTCGACGTCAGCTCGCCGCCGATCGCCTTCGGGTCGCCCGTGACGACGCTGAACACGCCGGCCGGCACGCCTGCGCGCTCAGCCAGCACGGCCATCGCGAGCGCGGAGAACGGCGTTGCCTCGGCCGGCTTCACGACGATCGGGCAGCCTGCGGCGAGCGCCGGGCCGACCTTGCGCGTGATCATCGCCGCCGGGAAGTTCCACGGCGTGATCGCCGCGCACACGCCGATCGCTTCCTTCGTCACGACGATGCGCTTGTCGCTCGCCGGCGTCGGGATCGTGTCGCCGTACACGCGCTTGCCTTCTTCCGCGAACCATTCGAGGAACGATGCCGCGTAGCCGATTTCGCCCTTCGCCTCGGCCAGCGACTTGCCCTGCTCGGTCGTCAGGATCAGCGCGAGGTCGTCGGCGTTTTCCATCATCAGGTCGTGCCACTTGCGCAGGATGACCGCGCGTTCCTTCGCGGTCTTCTTGCGCCACGCCGGCCATGCGGCGTTCGCGGCGTCGATCGCCTGACGCGTCTCGGCCGTGCCCATCGCCGGCACGGTGCCGAGCAGGCCGCCCGTCGCCGGGTTGCGGACTTCGAACGTCTCGCCGTTCGATGCGCGTTGCCATTCGCCGTTGACGTACGCCTGCTGGCGGAACAGCGACGGATCTTTCAGTGCCAGGGTTTCCTGAACAGTGCTCATTTGAGTAGTCTGCTTTGAAGATGAAGGAGACGAAACGGCCGCCGCCGTCCTGACGACGGCGGCGGCGCATTCAGTGGACGGGAACTCAGGCCGGCACGCCGACCGTTTCCTTCAGCACTTCCTCGAGGATCACGAGCGCTTCGTCGAACACGGCTTGCGTGATCGTCAGCGGGAACAGGAAACGCACGACGTTCGAGTACACGCCGCACACGAGCAGCAGCAGGCCGCGCTCGAGCGCACGCGTCTGCACGCGCTTCGTGAATTCCGCATCCGGCTCGCCCGAACCCGGTTTCAGGAACTCGATCGCGATCATCGCGCCCGGGCCGCGCACGTCGGCGATCTGCGGCACGTCGGCCTGCAGCGCGCTCAGCTTCGCCTTCAGCACGTCGCCGAGTTGCGTGGCGCGCTCGCACAGCTTCTCTTCGTCGATGATCTCGAGCACCGCGTGCGCCGACGCAACCGCCAGCGGGTTGCCCGCGTACGTGCCGCCGAGGCCGCCGGGCGCTGCCGCGTCCATCACGTCCGCACGGCCGACGACGCCCGACAGCGGCATGCCGCCCGCGAGGCTCTTCGCCATCGTGATCAGGTCGGCCAGCACGTCGTAGTGCTGCATCGCGAACAGCTTGCCGGTACGCGCGAAGCCGGTCTGGACTTCGTCGGCGATCAGCAGGATGCCATGTTCGTTACAGATCTTGCGCAGCGCGCGCACGAATTCCGCCGGCGCCGGGTTGAAGCCGCCTTCGCCCTGGACCGGTTCGAAGATGATCGCGGCGACGCGCTTCGGATCGATGTCGGCCTTGAACAGCATCTCGATCGCCTTGATCGAGTCGGCGGTCGTCACGCCGTGCAGCGCGTTCGGGTACGGCGCGTGGAACACGTCGCCCGGGAACGGGCCGAAGTTCAGCTTGTACGGGGCGACCTTGCCGGTCAGCGCCATGCCCATCATCGTGCGGCCGTGGAAGCCGCCCGAGAACGCGATGACGCCCGGCCGGCCGGTCGCTGCGCGCGCGATCTTGATCGCGTTCTCGACGGCTTCGGCGCCGGTCGTGAAGAACGCGGTCTTCTTCGGGAAATCGCCCGGCGCACGTGCGTTGATCTTCTCGGCCAGCTCGACGTACGACGCGTACGGGACGATCTGGTAAGCGGTGTGCGTGAAGTTGTTCAGTTGATCCGCGATCGCCTTGACGATCTTCGGGTGGCGGTGGCCCGTGTTCAGCACCGCGATGCCGGCGGCGAAATCGATGAAGCGGCGGCCTTCGACATCCCACAGTTCCGCGTTCTCGGCGCGGGCTGCGTAGAAATCGCACATCACACCGACGCCGCGCGGGGTGGCGGCGTTCTTGCGGGCTTGCAGGTCGGCATTCTTCACGGTCATCTCCTTGATGTTCTTTCCGGTGGGTAGAAAATCGGGTGCGTTGGCAGCCCATGGAGGCGACTATAATCACATTTGGCTCTGGCAATCAGAGCCATTTTAATAAATATTCAGGAGCCAATCATGCGCGCGACCGTGTTGTCGGACTGGCTGGCGCAGCGCCTCGTGCGCGGCGGCGAACAGCCGATCTACCGGCAGCTTCACCGGCTGCTGCAACAGGCGATCCTGTCGCGCGAACTGCCGGCCGGCACGCGCGTGCCGTCGTCGCGGCTGCTGGCTGCCGAACTCGGGATCGCGCGCAACACGGTCACCCAGGTTTACGAACAGCTTGCGCTCGAAGGTTACGTGAACTCGGCGACGGGCCGCGGCACGTTCGTCGCCGACAGCGCGCCGGACGAGATCGTCGGTGCGCCGCCCGACGCGGCGGCCGGCCCGGCCGTCGTGCTGGCGTCCGCGCGGCGGCTGTCCGCGCGCGGCACGCGGCTCGTCGACGGGGCCGGCGTGTCGAAGCGTCAGGGCGGCGCGTTCATGCCGGGCGTGCCCGATGTGTCGCGATTTCCGGCGCGCGCGTGGACGCGGCTGCACAACAAGTACTGGCGGCGCCTGCGCCCCGACCTGCTGACCTATGCGCCGGGCGGCGGGCTCGCGCTGCTGCGCGAGGCACTGGCCGACTACCTGCGCACGTCGCGCTCGGTGCGCTGCACGCCCGAGCAGATCGTGATCACGACCGGTATCCACCAGTCGATCGACCTCGCGGTGCGGCTCCTGACCGATCCGGGCGACGCGATCTGGACCGAGGATCCGTGCTACTGGGGCGTGCGCAGCGTGCTGAACGTGTCGGGGCTGACCACGCGGCCGATTCCGGTCGACGAAGAAGGCATCGCGCCGTCGGCCGCCGATCTCGCCGAACCGCCGAAGCTGATGCTCGTCACGCCGTCGCACCAGTATCCGCTCGGGATGGTGATGAGCCTCGCGCGTCGGCGGATGCTGCTCGAATACGCGCGCCAGCACGGCTGCTGGATCATCGAGGACGACTACGACAGCGAATTCCGCTACGGCAGCCGGCCGCTCGCGTCGCTGCAGGGTCTCGATACGGCCGGGCAGGTGATCTACGTCGGCAGTTTCGGCAAGACACTGTTCCCCGGGCTGCGGGTCGGCTACCTGGTCGCGCCGGAACCGCTCGCGGAAAGCTTCGCGACCGCGAGCGCCGAGCTGTATCGCGAAGGGCAGTTGCTGCAGCAGGCCGTGCTCGCCGAATTCATCGCGGAAGGGCACTTCGTGTCGCATATCCGCAAGATGCGCACGCTGTACGGGCAACGCCGCGAGGTGCTGCTCGATGCGGTCGCGCGCCGCTACGGCGATACGCTGCAGGCGCTCGGCAGCGACGCGGGGCTGCATCTCGTCACGCAATTGCCGGAAGGCGTCGACGATCGCACGGTCGCGCAGGCTGCGCTCGAACGCAATATCGTCGTGCGGCCGCTGTCCGGCTATTACGCGGATCGCGAGCGCGCGGCGCCGGGGTTGCTGCTCGGCTATGCGTGCGTGCCGGAGGACGAGATCGCGCCGGCGTTCGCGACGCTTGCCGAGGCGATCGACGAGCGGGCGTTCGGCGGTGCGATCGAGGTGGCTTGAGCAGCGTACCTGGTTGCAGCATCACGTCGAGATTCCCGCCGTCGAGGTGGGAGGGAACGATTCTCTCCGCAGCGCGGAGAGCATTCGCGTTTTGCCGTGCCGCCGAACCTCAATACCCGATCCACACCGCGAACGTCAGCACGACGCACGACAGCGCGAGCAGCGTCAGGAACAGCGGCAGTACGAAGCGGATCCACGCGCCGAAGTCGACGCGCGCGGTCGCGAGATAAGCGAGCAGCATGCCGGACGTCGGCGTGACGAGGTTCGTCAGCCCGCCGCCGAGCACGAACGCGAGCACCGACGTCTGGCCGCTCACGCCCGAGAGCTGCGCGATCGGCCCGATGATCGGCATGCTGACCGCGGCCTTGCCCGACACCGACGGAATGAACACGTCGAGCACCATCTGCACGCCCATCAATCCGTTCGCGACCCACACCGGCGACTGGCCGTCAGCGAGCCGCGTGAAGAAATGGATCAGCGTGTCGAGCACGAGGCTGTTCTGCAGCAGCAGCTCGACCGATGCGGCGAGCCCCATCAGCAGCGCCGCGAGCATCATGTTCTTCATCCCGTCGACGAACGCGTCGGCCGCGCTGCGGGAATCGAGCCGGCCGATGACGGCAGTCGCGATGCTGACCGCCGCATAGAACGCCGCCAGTTCGACGTTGCCCCATTTCAGTTCGCGCGTACCGTAGATCAGCATCGCGACCGCCGCGGCGAACACGAGCAGCGTCGCCTTGTGGCGCAGCGACAGCTTCGCGGCCGCGTGTGCGGCGTTGCCCGACGCGGTTTGCCCGGCCCGGTAGCCGGTGTTGCGCACGTAGCGCAGCAGGTACAGGATGCCGATCGTCAGGAATACGACGAATACGGCCGCGCGCAGTGCGACGCCGCTGAACAGCGGCACGCCGACGAGCGGCTGCGCGACGGCGAGCGCGAGCGGGTTCGTGACCGACGCGATATAGCCGATCTTCGCGGCGAGCGCGACGAGTGCGACCGCGAACAGGTCGGACAGCCCGAGGCGCCGCGCGATCACGACGACCATCGGAATGATCACGAGGTATTCGGAGATGAAGCCGAGCAGCGTGCTGCCGAGCCCGATCAGGATCATCAGCATCGGCGTCAGCAGGTACGCGTTGTTGCCGGTGAGCTGCAGCAGCCGGTCGATGCCGGCATCGACGACGCCCGTGCGGCGCATCACGCCGAACATCCCGCCGACGAACATCACCATCACGATCAGCGGCGCGTTTTTCAGCAAGCCTTCCGGCACCGCGACGAACGCGGACACGAGGCTTGCCGGCAGCGCGTGCGCGGGCGTGCTGTGGCTGACGGCCGGCGCGACGAGCGTTGCTAGCGCGGTCGTCTTCGGCACCACGTGATAGGTGCCCGGCACGACGAGCCGGCCGTTGCGCTCGAAGTGGCCTGAGTCGACGCTCCACGTGAGCGCGATCGCGGCGGCCAGCACCCACAGCATCATCACGACCGGGTGCAGCATCTTGCCGTGCGGATGCGGCGCGTGGCCGGCGGGCGCAACCGGATCGTCGGCGGCGAGGGCGGCAGCGTCGGCGCCATGCGCGCCGGCCGGGTTCGGGGAAGAGGCGGACATCGGATCCTCGTCGGTTCGTCGGTGAAGGGAGCGGGCCGTCAGGCCGGTTGCAGCGCGGCGCGCGCCGGGACGTAGCCGAGTTCGGCGGAAATCGCGTGGCTGCACGCCTGCAGGCGTTCGAGATAGTCGGGGATGTCCGCGTGGCTTACGCGCACCTCGGGCCCTGTCACGCTGACCGACGCGACCGTCGCGCCCGTCAGGTCGCGCACCGGTACCGCGATCCCGACCGCGCCGGGCGTCACCTCGCCGCTGCTCACCGCGTAGCCCTTGCGCGCGACCGCGTCGAGTTCGCCGGCGAGCTTCGGCAGGTCGTCGGCCTGTCCGTTCCTGCGCAGTTGCGCGAGATATTCGTCGCGCACCGCGTCGGGCGCGAACGCGAGCAGCACCTTGCCCGATGCGCCGAAATTGATCGGCCGGCGGTTGCCGACCGAGCCGACGGTGCGCACCGCGTGCGTCGTTTCGCAACGCGCGACGCACACCGATTCGAGCCCTTCGCGCACGCGCAGCACGATGGTCTCGTTGATCGCCTGGTTGAGCGCGAGCATGTGCCGGTGCGCGGCGCGCACGAGCGCGTTCTGCTGCGACGCGGCCACGCCGATCACGAACGCCTGCGGGCCGAGCGCATAGGTGGACGTGCGCGGGTCCTGCACGACGAAGCGGTGCAGTTCGAGCGTGCACAGCATCCGGTACGTGCGCGACTTGTTGATGCCGAGTTGCGACGCCAACTCGGTCACGCCGAGGTTCGGATGCTCGGCCACGTAGGTCAGCAGTTGCAGCGCGCTGTCGACGGCGTCGACGATATAGGTCGTCATGCGGCACCTCCCGGCGATGCGACGCGCGTACGCACGTAATCGGCGAGCGCGTCGAGGTATGCGTCGACCGAGCGCTTCAATGCGGCGAAGCCCGCGTGTTTCGCGAACGCGGCTTCGTCCATGTACAGCGCGCGGTTGAATTCGATCTGGATGCTGTGGCGCTGCCGCGC
Encoded here:
- a CDS encoding methyl-accepting chemotaxis protein, which codes for MRNNQPVTQQEFDFPDDVTLMSTTDADSIITYANTTFAQVSGFSNEALVGQPHNVVRHPDMPREAFADMWATLRRGEPWTALVKNRRKNGDHYWVRANAIPVMRNGEPQGYLSVRTKAPHDETEAADALYRAFREGKAGQRRFHKGLVIRTGLLRIASLSQTMSVRARVHAALCVLAPAVIGAGWACGLAGGGLAAFAGVTVGVAAVAGLWLDAQIVRPLKRLHDQALNVATGESRRGVRMNRVDEIGMTLRTINQLALMFRWLVDDVSEQVHNVQRASNEIAQGNNDLSARTEQAASSVQETAASMAEMTATVDSNAETALQANRLAVSASDAAGRGGQAVSEVVATMSDITDSSRKIADIIGVIDGIAFQTNILALNAAVEAARAGEQGRGFAVVAGEVRALAQRSANAAKEIKTLIGASVARVESGARIVDGAGKTMEDIVTQVKRVSDLIAEISSSTAEQSTGVAQVDQAVVHLDNITQQNAALVEQSTAASESLKQQATRLVDAVNVFR
- the gabD gene encoding NADP-dependent succinate-semialdehyde dehydrogenase, which produces MSTVQETLALKDPSLFRQQAYVNGEWQRASNGETFEVRNPATGGLLGTVPAMGTAETRQAIDAANAAWPAWRKKTAKERAVILRKWHDLMMENADDLALILTTEQGKSLAEAKGEIGYAASFLEWFAEEGKRVYGDTIPTPASDKRIVVTKEAIGVCAAITPWNFPAAMITRKVGPALAAGCPIVVKPAEATPFSALAMAVLAERAGVPAGVFSVVTGDPKAIGGELTSNPIVRKLSFTGSTPVGRLLMAQCAATVKKVSLELGGNAPFIVFDDADLDAAVQGAIASKYRNSGQTCVCTNRFYVHEAVYDQFAQKLAAAVGQLKVGRGTEPGVTQGPLINEAAVLKVEAHIEDALAKGATVVTGGKRHALGHGFFEPTVLTGVTPAMKVAKEETFGPLAPLFKFGSDDEVIRLANDTEFGLAAYFFSRDIGRVWKVAEALEYGMVGVNTGLISNEVAPFGGVKQSGLGREGSHYGIDDYVVIKYLCLAV
- a CDS encoding 4-aminobutyrate--2-oxoglutarate transaminase — protein: MKNADLQARKNAATPRGVGVMCDFYAARAENAELWDVEGRRFIDFAAGIAVLNTGHRHPKIVKAIADQLNNFTHTAYQIVPYASYVELAEKINARAPGDFPKKTAFFTTGAEAVENAIKIARAATGRPGVIAFSGGFHGRTMMGMALTGKVAPYKLNFGPFPGDVFHAPYPNALHGVTTADSIKAIEMLFKADIDPKRVAAIIFEPVQGEGGFNPAPAEFVRALRKICNEHGILLIADEVQTGFARTGKLFAMQHYDVLADLITMAKSLAGGMPLSGVVGRADVMDAAAPGGLGGTYAGNPLAVASAHAVLEIIDEEKLCERATQLGDVLKAKLSALQADVPQIADVRGPGAMIAIEFLKPGSGEPDAEFTKRVQTRALERGLLLLVCGVYSNVVRFLFPLTITQAVFDEALVILEEVLKETVGVPA
- a CDS encoding PLP-dependent aminotransferase family protein; its protein translation is MRATVLSDWLAQRLVRGGEQPIYRQLHRLLQQAILSRELPAGTRVPSSRLLAAELGIARNTVTQVYEQLALEGYVNSATGRGTFVADSAPDEIVGAPPDAAAGPAVVLASARRLSARGTRLVDGAGVSKRQGGAFMPGVPDVSRFPARAWTRLHNKYWRRLRPDLLTYAPGGGLALLREALADYLRTSRSVRCTPEQIVITTGIHQSIDLAVRLLTDPGDAIWTEDPCYWGVRSVLNVSGLTTRPIPVDEEGIAPSAADLAEPPKLMLVTPSHQYPLGMVMSLARRRMLLEYARQHGCWIIEDDYDSEFRYGSRPLASLQGLDTAGQVIYVGSFGKTLFPGLRVGYLVAPEPLAESFATASAELYREGQLLQQAVLAEFIAEGHFVSHIRKMRTLYGQRREVLLDAVARRYGDTLQALGSDAGLHLVTQLPEGVDDRTVAQAALERNIVVRPLSGYYADRERAAPGLLLGYACVPEDEIAPAFATLAEAIDERAFGGAIEVA
- a CDS encoding YfcC family protein gives rise to the protein MSASSPNPAGAHGADAAALAADDPVAPAGHAPHPHGKMLHPVVMMLWVLAAAIALTWSVDSGHFERNGRLVVPGTYHVVPKTTALATLVAPAVSHSTPAHALPASLVSAFVAVPEGLLKNAPLIVMVMFVGGMFGVMRRTGVVDAGIDRLLQLTGNNAYLLTPMLMILIGLGSTLLGFISEYLVIIPMVVVIARRLGLSDLFAVALVALAAKIGYIASVTNPLALAVAQPLVGVPLFSGVALRAAVFVVFLTIGILYLLRYVRNTGYRAGQTASGNAAHAAAKLSLRHKATLLVFAAAVAMLIYGTRELKWGNVELAAFYAAVSIATAVIGRLDSRSAADAFVDGMKNMMLAALLMGLAASVELLLQNSLVLDTLIHFFTRLADGQSPVWVANGLMGVQMVLDVFIPSVSGKAAVSMPIIGPIAQLSGVSGQTSVLAFVLGGGLTNLVTPTSGMLLAYLATARVDFGAWIRFVLPLFLTLLALSCVVLTFAVWIGY
- a CDS encoding IclR family transcriptional regulator; protein product: MTTYIVDAVDSALQLLTYVAEHPNLGVTELASQLGINKSRTYRMLCTLELHRFVVQDPRTSTYALGPQAFVIGVAASQQNALVRAAHRHMLALNQAINETIVLRVREGLESVCVARCETTHAVRTVGSVGNRRPINFGASGKVLLAFAPDAVRDEYLAQLRRNGQADDLPKLAGELDAVARKGYAVSSGEVTPGAVGIAVPVRDLTGATVASVSVTGPEVRVSHADIPDYLERLQACSHAISAELGYVPARAALQPA